In a single window of the Kwoniella shandongensis chromosome 5, complete sequence genome:
- a CDS encoding diphosphomevalonate decarboxylase, whose product MVYEATTSAPVNIACIKYWGKRDTKLILPTNSSLSVTLDQDHLRSTTTSRVDASFEEGDKLWLNGKEDVIKDGGRLWVCIKEMRAWRKELEEKDSSLPPLSSWPLRIASYNNFPTAAGLASSASGLACLVASLSKLYELPQTPSQLSLIARQGSGSACRSLFGGFVAWREGSDPSGNDSLAEEVAPRDHWPEMHALICVVSDAKKGTSSTSGMQRTVETSSLLKNRLEVVPERMEAISQAIKSKDFEQFAKITMIDSNSFHAVCLDTSPPIFYLNDVSRAIIALVEELNRASGKNIAAYTFDAGPNAVIYALEENMPVIIGAVKKYFPTTEEFEDPFKTQTNDLPEGFDVRVVREGGWEKGAVKGLIHTRVGDGPRTLGKEESLLNEQGVPKTLA is encoded by the exons ATGGTGTACGAAGCTACCACATCTGCTCCCGTCAACATTGCTTgcatcaa GTACTgggggaagagagatacCAAACTCATTCTACCCAccaactcttccctctccgtcACGCTCGACCAGGACCATCTTCGATCGACAACCACCTCGCGCGTTGATGCTTCGTTCGAGGAGGGCGATAAGCTCTGGTTGAAcgggaaggaggatgtgatcAAGGACGGCGGTCGACTGTGGGTCTGcatcaaggagatgagagcgtggaggaaggagctggaagagaaggattCGTCGTTGCCtcct CTCTCATCATGGCCCCTCCGTATCGCATCATACAACAACTTCCCCACTGCTGCTGGACttgcttcttccgcttccggACTCGCATGTCTCGTCGCGTCCCTTTCCAAACTTTACGAACTGCCCCAGACACCCTCTCAGCTCTCCCTCATCGCACGACAAGGATCCGGTTCAGCTTGTCGATCTTTGTTTGGCGGCTTTGTCGCTTGGCGAGAAGGATCCGACCCTAGCGGTAACGATTCTCTCGCAGAGGAAGTTGCGCCTCGTGATCATTGGCCTGAGATGCACGCTCTCATCTGTGTTGTCTCCGATGCGAAGAAGGGtacttcctccacatctGGTATGCAACGTACGGTCGAAACTTCTTCTTTGTTGAAGAACCGACTCGAAGTTGTTCCCGAACGAATGGAAGCTATCTCTCAAGCTATCAAGTCGAAAGATTTCGAACAATTCGCCAAGATCACAATGATCGATTCGAACTCTTTCCATGCTGTTTGTCTCGACACTTCCCCTCCTATCTTCTATCTCAACGACGTCTCAAGAGCGATCATCGCCCTTGTCGAAGAGTTGAACAGAGCAAGTGGGAAGAATATCGCAGCATACACATTCGATGCGGGACCCAATGCGGTCATCTATGCTCTCGAGGAGAATATGCCAGTCATCATTGGTGCGGTGAAGAAATATTTCCCGACAACAGAAGAATTCGAAGATCCATTCAAGACGCAGACGAACGACTTGCCAGAAGGGTTCGATGTCAGAGTGGTCCGAGAGGGCGGATGGGAAAAGGGAGCAGTGAAGGGTTTGATTCACACCAGAGTAGGAGATGGCCCCAGGACTTTGGGCAAAGAGGAGAGTTTGTTGAACGAGCAAGGTGTCCCAAAGACTCTGGCCTAG
- a CDS encoding nicotinate phosphoribosyltransferase translates to MTDILHVPAEEVEVPFSILDTDLYKLTMQNAVLYHFHDAQVVIRFTNRSPHMLFSKDCFDWVQERVNRLANIKLRPEERQALSATCPYFPKSYLDYLENVRLDPINQVKLTFHAKSTDENLGEMGEIECVIEGPWRDTILYEVPIMSILSEGYFKFVDTDWNLDGQLERAKQKALDLLSPPKPINPLAFSEFGTRRRRSFQTQDIIVRGLIAGHEEWKAAGGTGGGLSGTSNVYLALKYGLKPAGTIAHEWIMAIGATYGYKGANGRAMDMWEAVYPPGPSSAPLTMLTDTYTAQAFFVDFISDPTRALRWSVLRQDSGDAFAFVKSAKEAWKQVEEKAGVDNGGVIAKGKRVIFSDGLDTEKAIELQKGCDELGIAASFGIGTFLTNDFRRASKPDEVSKPLNIVIKLNQINGKNCIKLSDDKGKYTGDVDEVKRAQEELGLPAEHEDKRRG, encoded by the exons ATGACGGATATACTTCATGTTCCTGCCGAAGAAGTAGAGGTGCCTTTCAGTATCCTCGATACCGACTTGTACAAG TTGACGATGCAAAATGCTGTCTTGTATCATTTCCATGATGCCCAAGTCGTCATACGATTCACCAATCGTTCCCCTCACATGCTCTTCTCCAAAGACTGCTTCGACTGGGTCCAAGAACGAGTGAACC GTTTGGCGAACATCAAACTCCGACCCGAGGAGCGACAGGCTCTATCTGCTACTTGCCCATATTTCCCCAAGTCGTACCTCGATTATCTCGAAAATGTACGATTGGACCCAATCAACCAGGTCAAGTTGACTTTCCACGCGAAGTCGACCGACGAGAACCTCGGCGAAATGGGTGAGATTGAATGTGTTATCGAAGGACCATGGAGAGATACGATATTGTATGAAGTGCCTATCATGTCAATTT TGAGCGAGGGATACTTCAAATTCGTAGATACGGATTGGAATCTAGATGGACAGCTAG AACGTGCCAAACAGAAGgctctcgacctcctctcaccTCCCAAACCGATCAATCCCCTTGCATTCTCTGAGTTTGGTACGCGTCGAAGACGAAGCTTCCAAACGCAGGATATCATCGTCCGCGGCCTCATAGCAGGTCACGAGGAATGGAAAGCTGCAGGAGGAACGGGTGGAGGTCTCAGCGGGACAAGTAAC GTCTACCTTGCGCTGAAGTACGGCTTGAAACCTGCTGGTACGATTGCGCACGAGTGGATTATGGCTATCGGAGCGACATATGGCTATAAGGGTGCGAACGGTCGAGCTATGGACATGTGGGAGGCGG TCTACCCGCCTGGTCCTTCTTCTGCGCCACTCACAATGTTAACGGACACCTATACTGCTCAAGCCTTCTTTGTCGACTTTATCTCCGATCCTACCCGAGCGCTTAGGTGGTCGGTCCTCAGACAAGATTCAGGCGACGCTTTTGCGTTCGTCAAATCTGCTAAAGAAGCTTGGAaacaagtggaagagaaagctgGGGTGGATAATGGTGGAGTGATAGCGAAGGGCAAGAGGGTGATCTTCAGTGACGGGTTGGACACCGAGAAAGCGATTGAACTTCAAAAGGGATGCGACGAGTTGGGCATagcgg CTTCATTCGGCATAGGAACTTTTTTGACAAACGATTTCCGCCGCGCTTCAAAACCCGACGAGGTGTCAAAACCGTTAAATATTGTCATAAAACTCAATCAAATAAACGGCAAGAACTGTATCAAGCTTTCGGACGACAAGGGCAAA TATACGGGTGATGTGGACGAGGTCAAGCGAGCGCAAGAAGAGCTGGGATTGCCAGCTGAGCACGAGGACAAGCGAAGAGGATAG